One Azospirillum lipoferum 4B DNA segment encodes these proteins:
- a CDS encoding NUDIX hydrolase: protein MTQPLQLGLSVAIVAVAGGTPRVVTVRSGFSVPEDHRRGDEPLPHRDALPGAPFEPDRFRTLQEGVRAVAEGLSGLALRYVEQLYTFGDRHRDPHELFGGPRSVVVGYLALVRDGPLGGDASAEWRDLYDHFPWEDWRDRRPPLLDGVIAPALGGWIASAPDEETRLRRAERAQMAFGLDGADWDMERVLERFELLYEAGLVVEAFRDRDLAARIDSSVGVGGPMPRALGRPMARDGRRILATALERLRGKLRYRPIVFELLPPTFTLHQLQLVVEALSGERVHKQNFRRLMISGGFVEPTGQYESQTGGRPAELYRFRRQAIHERTSAGAIPSADG from the coding sequence GTGACCCAGCCCCTGCAACTCGGCCTGTCGGTCGCCATCGTGGCGGTGGCCGGCGGGACGCCGCGCGTCGTGACGGTGCGCAGCGGCTTCTCCGTGCCGGAAGACCACCGGCGCGGCGACGAGCCGTTGCCGCATCGCGACGCCCTGCCCGGCGCGCCCTTCGAGCCCGACCGTTTCCGCACCCTGCAGGAGGGCGTGCGCGCGGTGGCGGAAGGGCTGTCGGGTCTCGCGCTGCGCTATGTCGAGCAGCTCTATACCTTCGGCGACCGCCATCGCGATCCGCATGAGCTGTTCGGCGGCCCGCGGTCGGTCGTGGTCGGCTATCTCGCCCTGGTCCGCGACGGCCCGCTGGGCGGCGACGCCTCGGCCGAATGGCGCGACCTCTACGACCATTTCCCGTGGGAGGACTGGCGCGACCGCCGCCCGCCGCTGCTGGACGGCGTGATCGCCCCGGCGCTCGGCGGCTGGATCGCGTCGGCGCCCGACGAGGAGACACGCCTGCGCCGGGCCGAGCGTGCCCAGATGGCCTTCGGCCTGGACGGCGCGGACTGGGACATGGAACGGGTGCTGGAACGCTTCGAACTGCTCTACGAAGCCGGGCTGGTGGTGGAGGCCTTCCGCGACCGCGACCTCGCCGCGCGGATCGATTCGTCGGTCGGTGTCGGCGGGCCGATGCCGCGGGCGCTGGGACGGCCGATGGCGCGCGACGGCCGGCGCATCCTGGCCACCGCGCTGGAACGGCTGCGCGGCAAGCTGCGCTACCGCCCCATCGTCTTCGAACTGCTGCCGCCGACCTTCACCCTGCACCAGCTGCAGCTGGTGGTGGAGGCGCTGTCCGGCGAGCGGGTGCACAAGCAGAATTTCCGGCGCCTGATGATCTCCGGCGGCTTCGTCGAGCCGACCGGGCAGTATGAAAGCCAGACCGGCGGCCGTCCGGCGGAGTTGTACCGCTTCCGCCGCCAGGCCATCCACGAACGCACCAGCGCCGGTGCCATCCCGTCCGCGGACGGATAA
- the gltA gene encoding citrate synthase, whose product MESSKHTPHGDVTQVGTVTLTDDATGKTLKLPLLGGSTGPNVIDIRKLYAETGYFTYDPGFTSTAACDSAITYIDGDEGVLLHRGYAIADLAENCDFLEVCHLLLNGELPNPQQKADFERTITYHTMVHEQLAKFYSGFRRDAHPMAIMCGVVGALSAFYHDSTDIFDPVQRKIAAHRLIAKMPTMAAMAHKYTVGEPFMYPRNDLTYAENFLYMTFGTPCEEWTVDPVLSEAMDKIFILHADHEQNASTSTVRLAGSSHANPFACIASGIAALWGPAHGGANEAVLKMLEEIGSVDRIPEFVRRAKDKNDSFRLMGFGHRVYKNYDPRAKIMRETCYQVLDRLGIHDEPHLAIAMELERIALSDEYFIEKKLYPNVDFYSGIILKAMGFPTSMFTVLFALARTVGWISQWKEMIEDPAQKIGRPRQLFTGHAARPFVPLDKR is encoded by the coding sequence ATGGAATCGAGCAAGCATACCCCGCACGGCGATGTGACCCAGGTCGGCACCGTCACGCTGACCGACGATGCCACCGGCAAGACGCTGAAGCTGCCGCTGCTGGGCGGGTCCACCGGCCCCAACGTGATCGACATCCGCAAGCTCTATGCCGAGACCGGCTATTTCACCTACGATCCCGGCTTCACCTCCACCGCCGCCTGCGATTCGGCCATCACCTACATCGACGGCGACGAGGGCGTCCTGCTGCACCGCGGCTATGCCATCGCCGACCTTGCCGAGAACTGCGACTTCCTGGAGGTCTGCCACCTGCTGCTGAACGGCGAACTGCCGAACCCGCAGCAGAAGGCCGATTTCGAGCGCACCATCACCTATCACACGATGGTGCATGAGCAGCTGGCCAAGTTCTACAGCGGCTTCCGCCGCGATGCCCACCCGATGGCGATCATGTGCGGCGTCGTCGGCGCCCTGTCGGCCTTCTATCACGACTCCACCGACATCTTCGATCCGGTCCAGCGCAAGATCGCCGCGCACCGCCTGATCGCCAAGATGCCGACGATGGCCGCCATGGCCCACAAATACACGGTCGGCGAACCGTTCATGTATCCGCGCAACGACCTGACCTATGCGGAAAACTTCCTCTACATGACCTTCGGCACGCCGTGCGAGGAATGGACGGTCGATCCGGTCCTGTCGGAGGCGATGGACAAGATCTTCATCCTGCACGCCGACCACGAGCAGAACGCCTCGACCTCCACCGTCCGGCTCGCCGGCTCGTCCCACGCCAACCCGTTCGCCTGCATCGCGTCGGGCATCGCGGCGCTGTGGGGTCCGGCCCATGGCGGCGCCAACGAGGCGGTGCTGAAGATGCTGGAGGAGATCGGTTCGGTCGACCGCATCCCCGAATTCGTCCGCCGCGCCAAGGACAAGAACGACAGCTTCCGCCTGATGGGCTTCGGCCACCGCGTCTACAAGAACTACGACCCGCGCGCCAAGATCATGCGCGAGACCTGCTATCAGGTCCTCGACCGCCTGGGCATCCATGACGAGCCGCATCTGGCCATCGCCATGGAGCTGGAGAGGATCGCCCTGTCGGACGAGTATTTCATCGAAAAGAAGCTCTATCCGAACGTGGACTTCTACTCGGGCATCATCCTGAAGGCGATGGGCTTCCCGACCAGCATGTTCACCGTGCTGTTCGCGCTGGCCCGCACCGTCGGCTGGATCAGCCAGTGGAAGGAGATGATCGAGGACCCGGCCCAGAAGATCGGCCGCCCCCGCCAGCTCTTCACCGGCCACGCCGCCCGTCCCTTCGTGCCGCTGGACAAGCGTTGA
- a CDS encoding response regulator, which yields MSHRILIADDHPLMRTALTQTIGQAIPGAVILEASRFDQIKPVLDTGEPPDIILLDLHMPGMSGLIGLMMLRSEHPAIPVIVVSASEDPVTIQRAIDYGASGFVPKSAPNTQIVEAIHAVLDGELWLPEINGGPETDAPDPAQRAATLTPQQLRVLAGIAEGKLNKQIAYEMNVAETTVKAHVTTILRKLGVLTRTQAAVLASQLALSSAPPPPVE from the coding sequence ATGTCGCACCGCATCCTGATCGCCGACGACCATCCGCTGATGCGCACCGCCTTGACCCAGACCATCGGGCAGGCGATCCCCGGCGCCGTGATCCTCGAAGCATCGCGGTTCGACCAGATCAAGCCCGTGCTGGACACCGGGGAGCCGCCGGACATCATCCTGCTCGACCTGCACATGCCCGGCATGAGCGGCCTGATCGGCCTGATGATGCTGCGCTCCGAACATCCGGCGATTCCGGTGATCGTGGTGTCGGCGTCCGAGGATCCGGTGACGATCCAGCGCGCCATCGATTACGGCGCCTCCGGCTTCGTGCCGAAATCCGCCCCCAACACCCAGATCGTCGAGGCGATCCACGCCGTTCTCGATGGTGAGCTGTGGCTGCCGGAGATCAACGGCGGTCCCGAGACCGACGCCCCCGATCCCGCCCAGCGCGCCGCCACCCTGACCCCCCAGCAGCTCCGCGTCCTGGCCGGCATCGCCGAGGGCAAGCTGAACAAACAGATCGCCTATGAGATGAACGTCGCCGAGACGACGGTGAAGGCCCACGTCACGACGATCCTACGCAAACTGGGCGTGCTGACGAGGACGCAGGCCGCGGTGCTGGCGAGCCAGTTGGCACTGTCGTCCGCGCCGCCGCCGCCGGTGGAGTAG
- a CDS encoding MFS transporter, with product MAYAASSDDAVRPMTGEEKKVIFASSLGTVFEWYDFYLYGSLSAVIAAQFFSGVNPTAAFIFALMAFAAGFAVRPFGALVFGRLGDMIGRKYTFLVTILIMGVSTFIVGILPNYASIGIAAPIILIILRLLQGLALGGEYGGAATYVAEHAPHGRRGNYTSWIQTTATLGLFLSLLVILGCRVSMSPEDFNAWGWRIPFLISIVLLGISVWIRLMLNESPAFKKMKEEGKHSKAPLTESFGEWKNLKIVLLALFGLVAGQAVVWYTGQFYALFFLTQTLKVDAQAANLMIAAALLIGTPFFVVFGTLADKIGRKPIIMAGLLLACLTYFPLFKAITHYANPALEEAIATSPVVVVADPNECSFQFNPVGTSQFTSSCDIAKSALVRRGIPYTNEAAPAGTVASIKVGSTVIPSYTAAPQASTTVSLSHGPTASHAPTDTKAAGAAFDKGLTDALKTANYPPKADPARIDTVMVIALLTILVIYVTMVYGPIAAMLVEMFPTRIRYTSMSLPYHIGNGWFGGFLPTTSFAIVAATGDIYSGLWYPIIIAAATLVIGLLFVRETKDVDIYQHD from the coding sequence ATGGCCTATGCGGCTTCGTCGGACGATGCCGTCCGACCGATGACGGGCGAGGAGAAGAAGGTGATCTTCGCGTCCTCGCTCGGGACCGTTTTCGAGTGGTACGACTTCTATCTCTACGGCTCGCTCAGCGCGGTCATCGCTGCGCAGTTCTTTTCCGGCGTCAACCCGACCGCCGCCTTCATCTTCGCGCTGATGGCCTTTGCCGCCGGCTTCGCCGTCCGGCCCTTCGGCGCCCTGGTCTTCGGCCGTCTCGGCGACATGATCGGCCGCAAATACACCTTCCTGGTCACCATCCTGATCATGGGCGTGTCGACCTTCATCGTCGGCATCCTGCCCAACTACGCCTCCATCGGCATCGCCGCGCCGATCATCCTGATCATCCTGCGCCTGCTGCAGGGCCTGGCGCTGGGCGGCGAGTATGGCGGCGCCGCGACCTATGTGGCCGAACATGCGCCGCACGGCCGCCGCGGCAACTACACCTCCTGGATCCAGACCACCGCGACTCTCGGCCTGTTCCTGTCGCTGCTGGTCATCCTGGGCTGCCGCGTGTCGATGTCGCCCGAGGATTTCAACGCCTGGGGCTGGCGCATCCCGTTCCTGATCTCCATCGTGCTGCTCGGCATCTCGGTGTGGATCCGTCTGATGCTGAACGAATCGCCCGCCTTCAAGAAGATGAAGGAGGAGGGCAAGCACTCCAAGGCGCCGCTGACCGAGTCCTTCGGTGAATGGAAGAACCTGAAGATCGTGCTGCTCGCCCTGTTCGGCCTCGTCGCCGGCCAGGCGGTGGTGTGGTACACGGGCCAGTTCTACGCCCTGTTCTTCCTGACCCAGACGCTGAAGGTCGATGCCCAGGCGGCCAACCTGATGATCGCCGCGGCCCTGCTGATCGGCACGCCCTTCTTCGTGGTCTTCGGCACGCTGGCCGACAAGATCGGCCGCAAGCCGATCATCATGGCCGGTCTGCTGCTGGCCTGCCTGACCTACTTCCCGCTGTTCAAGGCCATCACCCACTATGCCAACCCGGCGCTGGAGGAAGCCATCGCGACCTCGCCGGTCGTCGTCGTCGCCGATCCGAACGAATGCTCGTTCCAGTTCAACCCGGTCGGCACCAGCCAGTTCACCAGTTCCTGCGACATCGCCAAGAGCGCACTGGTCCGGCGCGGCATCCCCTACACCAACGAAGCGGCCCCGGCCGGCACCGTCGCGTCGATCAAGGTCGGCAGCACGGTCATCCCCAGCTACACCGCGGCTCCGCAGGCCAGCACCACCGTATCGCTCAGCCACGGCCCGACCGCCTCGCATGCGCCGACCGACACCAAGGCCGCCGGCGCCGCCTTCGACAAGGGCCTGACCGACGCGCTGAAGACCGCCAACTATCCGCCGAAGGCCGATCCGGCCCGCATCGATACGGTGATGGTCATCGCCCTGCTGACCATCCTGGTCATCTATGTGACCATGGTCTACGGCCCGATCGCCGCGATGCTGGTGGAGATGTTCCCGACCCGCATCCGCTACACCTCGATGTCGCTGCCCTACCACATCGGCAACGGCTGGTTCGGCGGCTTCCTGCCGACCACCTCCTTCGCCATCGTGGCAGCCACCGGCGACATCTACTCCGGCCTCTGGTACCCGATCATCATCGCCGCCGCGACCCTGGTGATCGGCCTGCTGTTCGTCCGCGAAACAAAGGACGTGGACATCTACCAGCACGATTGA
- a CDS encoding hybrid sensor histidine kinase/response regulator has protein sequence MESWFILVASMAYLLSLFAIAWYGDRTGDQGTERRTPWLYALSFGVYCTSWTFYGAVGRAATGGFYFLPIYIGPILMIGLGWPVLARIVRVAKSENVVSISDFLSARYGKSRSLAALVTVAAVIGLLPYIALQLKAISVSFEILAGASLGTDLNQMPGGTALMAALLMAAFAILFGVRSVSANEHHRGLMMAIAAESVVKLAAALAVGGAIAYSVFGDPATFFEAAANHPGFLDLIRLDSIGADWWVACLLSALAILCLPRQFHVAVVENTHGGDVRSSAKLFPAYLVAINLFVLPVALAGLMLFPDGTTNADTFMVSIPLSQGWPWLALAAFIGGLSAATSMILVEMVALSTMICNDVAVPLLMALRPDDRRLRDDPAGILLLIRRSAVIVLVLLSYGCYRLIGPAFPLATIGMMSFTAVAQFAPALLGGLIWSRASRAGAFAGICAGFLGWAYTMLLPSFADAGWLASSALREGPFGLTGLSPVALAGIAGIDPLTNAALWSLGPNILLFVLVSLLTRPSTLERQQAARFISLRRSADGEATGPRGATLADLHDLAVRYVGQARADAAFCRFTGVEDGDLPTALLTRTDGEAIQLTERLLAGAVGSASARVVVAGLLSDRRLSRTDARSIIDEASRAILKQHELLRATVENVPQGIAVFDEDWRVATWNNQFLVLLDLPDGFVQVGTSLQEIVGLIARRGEYGRNGEIETLLERRSDPRRRNKPDVYERVRPDGTVLEIATNPMPGPKPGGGGFVAVYTDVTERHRAAAALREANETLERRIAERTHALSEAKAEAERANRGKTRFLAAASHDLLQPLHAARLFLSALAERNGDSAIRQIDTSLRSVEQILGDLLDVSKIDSGVVKPNPVPMRIEDLLKPLGEEFTVLASRHGLALRVVECSAIVHSDPTLLRRILQNYLANAVRYTRTGRILLGCRRRGNFLSIEVWDTGPGIPEHKVPEIFMEFRQLDNDADDRGKGLGLGLAIVERLAGILGHTVQVRSKVGRGSAFSVLVPLTDEPVAARAVVVRPRGRDLSGVLVLCLENEPAIARATEDLLSSWSCRVVTAAAPDLALAKLGGRTPDVILTDYHLDRSLTGVEALATLRAALGSDLPAAVVTADRDAAVREDIEAAGCRLLYKPVRPGALRALLGQLLAEGQRLAGD, from the coding sequence ATGGAAAGCTGGTTCATCCTCGTCGCATCGATGGCCTATCTGCTGTCGCTGTTCGCCATCGCGTGGTACGGCGACCGCACCGGCGACCAGGGCACCGAACGGCGCACGCCCTGGCTCTATGCGCTGAGCTTCGGGGTCTACTGCACCTCCTGGACCTTCTACGGCGCGGTTGGGCGGGCGGCCACCGGGGGCTTCTATTTCCTGCCGATCTATATCGGGCCGATCCTGATGATCGGATTGGGCTGGCCGGTTCTGGCCCGCATCGTGCGGGTGGCGAAGTCGGAGAATGTCGTCTCCATCTCCGACTTCCTGTCGGCCCGCTACGGCAAGAGCCGCAGCCTCGCCGCCCTCGTCACCGTCGCCGCGGTGATCGGGCTGCTGCCCTACATCGCCCTGCAATTGAAGGCGATCAGCGTCAGCTTCGAGATTCTGGCCGGGGCGTCGCTGGGGACCGACCTCAACCAGATGCCGGGCGGCACCGCGTTGATGGCGGCCTTGCTGATGGCGGCCTTCGCCATCCTGTTCGGCGTGCGCAGCGTGTCGGCCAACGAACACCACCGCGGCCTGATGATGGCCATCGCCGCGGAGTCGGTGGTGAAGCTGGCGGCGGCGCTGGCGGTGGGCGGCGCCATCGCCTATTCGGTCTTCGGCGACCCGGCCACCTTCTTCGAAGCGGCGGCGAATCATCCCGGCTTCCTCGACCTGATCCGGCTGGACAGCATCGGCGCGGACTGGTGGGTGGCCTGCCTGCTGTCGGCATTGGCGATCCTGTGCCTGCCGCGCCAGTTCCACGTCGCGGTGGTGGAGAACACCCATGGCGGCGACGTGCGGTCGTCGGCCAAGCTGTTCCCCGCCTATCTGGTCGCCATCAACCTGTTCGTGCTGCCGGTGGCGCTGGCCGGGCTGATGCTGTTCCCGGACGGCACGACCAATGCCGACACCTTCATGGTCTCCATCCCCTTGAGCCAGGGCTGGCCGTGGCTGGCGCTGGCCGCCTTCATCGGCGGCCTGTCGGCGGCCACCAGCATGATCCTGGTGGAGATGGTGGCGCTCAGCACCATGATCTGCAACGACGTCGCCGTGCCGCTGCTGATGGCGCTGCGCCCCGACGACCGGCGGCTGCGCGACGATCCGGCGGGGATTCTGCTGCTGATCCGCCGGTCGGCGGTGATCGTGCTGGTCCTGCTGTCCTACGGCTGCTACCGGCTGATCGGCCCGGCCTTTCCGCTGGCGACCATCGGCATGATGAGCTTCACCGCGGTGGCGCAGTTCGCCCCCGCCCTGCTCGGCGGCCTGATCTGGAGCCGCGCCAGCCGCGCCGGCGCCTTCGCCGGCATCTGCGCCGGCTTCCTCGGCTGGGCCTACACCATGCTGCTGCCGTCCTTCGCCGACGCAGGCTGGCTGGCCTCCAGCGCCCTGCGCGAGGGGCCGTTCGGCCTGACCGGCCTCAGCCCGGTGGCGCTGGCCGGCATCGCCGGCATCGACCCGCTGACCAACGCCGCGCTGTGGAGCCTGGGGCCGAACATCCTGCTGTTCGTGCTGGTCTCGCTGCTGACCCGGCCGTCGACGCTGGAGCGCCAGCAGGCCGCGCGCTTCATCAGCCTGCGCCGCTCCGCCGACGGAGAAGCCACCGGGCCGCGCGGCGCCACGCTGGCCGACCTGCACGACCTCGCCGTCCGCTATGTCGGGCAGGCCCGCGCCGATGCCGCCTTCTGCCGCTTCACCGGGGTGGAGGACGGCGACCTGCCGACCGCACTGCTGACCCGCACCGACGGCGAGGCGATCCAGCTGACCGAGCGGCTGCTCGCCGGCGCCGTCGGCTCCGCCTCCGCCCGCGTGGTGGTGGCCGGGCTCTTGTCCGACCGCCGGCTGTCGCGCACCGACGCGCGGTCGATCATCGACGAGGCGTCGCGCGCCATCCTGAAGCAGCATGAGCTGCTGCGCGCCACCGTGGAGAATGTGCCGCAGGGCATCGCCGTGTTCGACGAGGATTGGCGCGTCGCCACCTGGAACAACCAGTTCCTGGTCCTGCTGGACCTGCCCGACGGCTTCGTCCAGGTCGGCACCTCGCTGCAGGAGATCGTCGGGCTGATCGCGCGGCGCGGCGAATACGGCCGCAACGGCGAGATCGAAACCCTGCTGGAGCGCCGGTCCGACCCGCGCCGCCGCAACAAGCCGGACGTCTACGAGCGGGTGCGTCCCGACGGCACGGTGCTGGAGATCGCCACCAACCCGATGCCGGGGCCGAAGCCCGGCGGGGGCGGCTTCGTCGCCGTCTACACCGACGTCACCGAACGCCACCGCGCCGCCGCCGCCCTGCGCGAAGCCAACGAAACGCTGGAGCGCCGCATCGCCGAGCGCACCCACGCCCTATCGGAAGCCAAGGCGGAGGCCGAGCGCGCCAACCGCGGCAAAACCCGCTTCCTCGCCGCCGCCAGCCACGACCTGCTGCAGCCGCTGCACGCCGCCCGCCTGTTCCTTTCCGCGCTGGCCGAACGCAACGGCGACAGCGCCATCCGCCAGATCGACACCTCCTTGCGGTCGGTGGAGCAGATCCTGGGCGACCTGCTGGACGTCTCCAAGATCGACAGCGGCGTGGTGAAGCCGAACCCGGTGCCGATGCGCATCGAGGATCTGCTGAAGCCGCTGGGCGAGGAGTTCACCGTGCTGGCGAGCCGCCACGGGCTGGCCCTGCGCGTGGTGGAGTGTTCGGCCATCGTGCACAGCGACCCGACGCTGCTGCGGCGCATCCTGCAGAACTACCTCGCCAACGCCGTGCGCTATACCCGGACCGGCCGCATCCTGCTGGGCTGCCGCCGCCGCGGGAATTTCCTGTCCATCGAGGTGTGGGACACCGGCCCCGGCATCCCCGAGCACAAGGTGCCGGAAATCTTCATGGAGTTCCGGCAGCTCGACAACGACGCCGACGACCGCGGCAAGGGGCTGGGACTCGGCCTCGCCATCGTCGAGCGTCTGGCAGGAATCCTCGGCCACACGGTGCAGGTGCGCTCCAAGGTCGGGCGCGGCAGCGCCTTTTCCGTCCTGGTTCCGCTGACCGACGAGCCGGTCGCCGCCCGCGCCGTGGTGGTCCGCCCGCGCGGCCGCGACCTGAGCGGCGTCCTGGTGCTCTGCCTGGAGAACGAGCCCGCCATCGCCCGCGCCACCGAGGATCTGTTGTCGAGCTGGTCCTGCCGCGTCGTCACGGCGGCGGCCCCCGACCTCGCCCTGGCGAAGCTGGGCGGGCGCACGCCCGACGTGATCCTGACCGACTACCACCTGGACCGCAGCCTGACGGGGGTGGAGGCCTTGGCGACCCTGCGCGCCGCGCTGGGCAGCGACCTCCCCGCCGCCGTGGTCACCGCCGACCGCGACGCCGCCGTGCGCGAGGACATCGAAGCGGCGGGCTGCCGCCTGCTCTACAAGCCGGTGCGTCCGGGAGCGCTACGGGCACTGCTGGGGCAGTTGCTGGCGGAAGGGCAGCGGCTGGCGGGCGACTGA